From the genome of Campylobacter suis, one region includes:
- a CDS encoding ABC transporter permease, translating to MIGKNFINYAVILLKKERADHAFSFFIFSFIIFVLSSVLFISNSIQYDLVNGINTRPDIVVEALRGGKRDTMHDGYIYDFKQISGVSDAIGAVDGRYYFAQKRIWFNIVADNALGADEMVIGEGVKAAMNELYYEDVFNFLTEENLIPIKINKTAPHSTNIISSNTIYMHEDTAREVLSLDNAEYTKIFVSVANKNEISEVALKIMNLYPNTFAYTAEDSVADLKHIYYYKGGVFMVLYVVAMVAFFILLKNQISLVYGEKKREMAVLRSIGYAIKDIIALKFIQNFIVSFSAFLLGCALAYAYVFVFNAPLLREIFLGGDIQNFITFTPVIDFDILFLVFLFSVVPFLAFVIIPAWRVAISDMSEAIK from the coding sequence ATGATAGGTAAAAATTTTATAAACTACGCAGTTATTTTACTAAAAAAAGAGCGAGCTGACCATGCTTTTAGCTTTTTTATATTTAGTTTTATCATTTTTGTTCTAAGCTCTGTGCTTTTTATATCAAATTCTATTCAGTATGATTTAGTAAATGGCATAAATACACGCCCTGATATAGTTGTAGAGGCGCTTCGTGGCGGCAAGCGAGATACGATGCATGATGGATATATCTATGACTTTAAGCAAATAAGCGGTGTTAGCGATGCCATAGGTGCTGTTGATGGTAGGTATTATTTTGCACAAAAGAGAATTTGGTTTAATATCGTTGCAGATAATGCACTTGGGGCTGATGAGATGGTTATAGGCGAAGGTGTAAAGGCTGCGATGAATGAGCTTTACTATGAAGATGTTTTTAACTTTTTAACTGAAGAAAATTTAATCCCAATCAAAATCAACAAAACCGCACCTCACTCAACAAACATCATCTCAAGCAATACTATCTATATGCATGAAGATACGGCTAGAGAGGTGCTTAGTCTTGATAATGCAGAATATACTAAAATTTTTGTAAGCGTAGCAAATAAAAATGAGATCAGCGAAGTTGCCCTAAAGATAATGAACCTTTATCCAAACACATTTGCATATACGGCTGAAGATAGCGTGGCAGACCTAAAGCACATCTACTACTATAAAGGCGGTGTTTTTATGGTGCTTTATGTGGTTGCGATGGTGGCATTTTTTATACTTTTAAAAAATCAAATTTCACTAGTCTATGGCGAGAAAAAGCGCGAGATGGCAGTCCTTAGAAGCATAGGATATGCTATAAAGGATATTATAGCGCTTAAGTTTATACAAAATTTCATAGTAAGCTTTAGTGCCTTTTTATTAGGTTGCGCTTTGGCTTATGCCTATGTTTTTGTATTTAATGCACCGCTGCTGCGCGAGATATTTTTAGGTGGCGATATACAAAATTTCATCACTTTTACACCTGTGATTGACTTTGATATTTTGTTTTTGGTCTTTTTGTTTAGCGTGGTTCCGTTTTTGGCATTTGTCATCATTCCAGCGTGGAGAGTTGCCATAAGTGACATGAGCGAGGCAATAAAATGA
- the nrfD gene encoding NrfD/PsrC family molybdoenzyme membrane anchor subunit, translating to MNGAINFTETFSHGAVVWHWPIAVYLLLAGMSGGALIVAILIRYYKKQCEITPLFKGASLLSLVTILLGMVCLVADLDRPLLFWKILINYNFNSVMSIGVAALCIYIPLSFVMCLYAFEKELLGFGIFSGLIKFIMAIVNAIRPLVFVLTLIFAVAICAYTGFLISVLVRFPILNTAVLPALFVASGLSAGIAGSSIIAALFFGEDTHSSDMKTLHTIEWPVLVAEILLISMLFVSLIIGSDVQKAASVAFFDGFYAKMFWIGVMGVGFGLPLVLNFCLGKTFAHTRLAFYVSALASIVGVLMLRMFILYAGQTYSIL from the coding sequence ATGAATGGTGCTATAAATTTCACTGAAACTTTTTCACACGGAGCTGTCGTATGGCACTGGCCTATCGCTGTATATTTGCTTTTGGCTGGTATGAGTGGTGGAGCACTTATAGTTGCTATCTTGATAAGGTATTATAAAAAACAATGCGAGATAACACCGTTATTTAAAGGCGCTAGCTTGCTTTCGCTAGTTACTATATTGCTTGGTATGGTTTGCCTTGTTGCAGATCTTGACAGACCTTTGCTGTTTTGGAAAATTTTAATAAATTATAACTTTAACTCAGTTATGTCTATCGGTGTTGCAGCACTTTGTATCTACATACCGCTAAGCTTTGTGATGTGTCTTTATGCTTTTGAAAAAGAGCTTTTGGGATTTGGAATTTTTTCTGGACTTATTAAATTTATCATGGCTATAGTAAATGCCATCCGCCCGCTAGTTTTCGTGCTTACACTTATTTTTGCGGTTGCGATTTGTGCTTATACTGGCTTTTTGATTTCTGTTTTAGTAAGATTTCCTATACTAAATACAGCTGTGCTTCCAGCACTTTTTGTTGCATCTGGTCTAAGCGCAGGAATCGCTGGCTCTAGTATAATAGCTGCACTATTTTTTGGCGAGGATACACACTCATCAGATATGAAAACACTTCATACTATCGAGTGGCCAGTGCTTGTAGCTGAAATTTTGCTTATAAGTATGCTATTTGTGTCACTTATCATCGGTAGCGATGTGCAAAAAGCAGCAAGTGTTGCATTTTTTGATGGATTTTATGCTAAAATGTTTTGGATAGGAGTTATGGGTGTTGGTTTTGGCTTGCCGTTGGTTTTAAATTTCTGTCTAGGCAAGACTTTTGCGCATACACGCCTTGCATTTTATGTAAGTGCATTAGCTAGTATTGTGGGCGTGCTTATGCTTCGTATGTTTATCTTATACGCAGGACAGACATATAGTATATTGTAA
- a CDS encoding FKBP-type peptidyl-prolyl cis-trans isomerase, whose product MRILNSFIAISFLASCVFGAELSTKEQKEAYSLGASTGGYLLKQINNHKALGVQTDTEIVVQGFLDAIKNQTKLTNDQVITLLNDRAEALNKAAQDLQKAELAKNKKESKEFLEKNAKNSKVKTTKSGLQYEILKDAKGDKPKPESIVLVNYKAYLPNGEVFEDTYKAGKASHLSLINIIEGLSEGLRLMSVGSKYKFVIPSELAYGDNGVEVIPGGSAVVFETELLKIFKPGELVEEAKKMSAEEVKSFHGVK is encoded by the coding sequence ATGAGAATTTTAAATAGTTTTATCGCAATATCATTTTTAGCAAGCTGTGTTTTTGGTGCTGAGCTAAGCACGAAAGAACAAAAAGAGGCTTATAGTTTAGGCGCTTCAACCGGTGGTTATCTTTTAAAACAGATAAATAACCATAAAGCTCTTGGCGTTCAAACTGATACAGAAATCGTAGTACAAGGCTTCTTAGACGCTATAAAAAACCAGACAAAGCTTACGAATGACCAAGTTATAACGCTACTAAATGACAGAGCAGAGGCGTTAAATAAGGCAGCGCAAGATTTGCAAAAGGCAGAGCTAGCTAAAAACAAAAAAGAGTCAAAAGAATTTTTAGAGAAAAATGCAAAAAATTCAAAAGTAAAAACCACAAAAAGTGGCTTGCAGTATGAAATTTTAAAAGACGCTAAAGGCGATAAGCCAAAGCCTGAGAGTATAGTTTTGGTAAATTATAAGGCATATTTACCAAATGGAGAAGTTTTTGAAGATACTTATAAAGCCGGCAAAGCATCGCATTTATCGCTTATAAATATCATTGAGGGTTTAAGCGAGGGTTTAAGACTTATGAGTGTTGGCTCAAAGTATAAATTTGTAATACCTAGCGAACTAGCCTATGGAGATAACGGTGTTGAAGTTATACCTGGTGGTTCGGCTGTTGTATTTGAAACAGAACTTCTTAAAATTTTCAAGCCTGGTGAATTAGTTGAAGAAGCTAAAAAAATGAGTGCTGAAGAAGTTAAGAGTTTTCACGGTGTAAAATAA
- a CDS encoding tetratricopeptide repeat protein: MANAGFIKDGMQAKESGDHMKLIEIYEKACKEEHKASGCYNLAVTYDEGTGGVTKDYAKALEYYKKACDGKFASACNNLAHMYESGRGVDQNFTMAVKFYEKACADNEGCASLGLLYANGAGVARDAKKAVELYTKSCNYGDMWGCNNLGYIYLNGIGESQDLNKSKNFYTIACSGGVGISCDALGLLYANGLGTDRDYKKAKENFEKSCNLGNNRGCNDLAILYAEGKGVAADNAKAKEFFKKACDMNLLEACENAKILDGISK, from the coding sequence ATGGCAAATGCAGGGTTTATTAAAGATGGTATGCAGGCTAAAGAGAGTGGTGATCATATGAAACTAATCGAGATCTACGAAAAGGCTTGCAAAGAGGAGCATAAAGCATCTGGCTGCTATAACTTAGCCGTGACTTATGATGAGGGTACTGGTGGTGTTACAAAGGATTATGCAAAGGCGTTAGAGTACTACAAAAAAGCTTGTGATGGCAAATTTGCGTCAGCTTGCAATAACTTAGCACATATGTATGAGAGTGGTCGTGGAGTGGATCAAAATTTCACAATGGCTGTGAAATTTTATGAAAAAGCGTGTGCAGATAATGAAGGTTGTGCATCTTTAGGACTTTTGTATGCTAATGGTGCAGGGGTAGCAAGAGATGCTAAAAAGGCAGTTGAGCTTTATACAAAGTCTTGTAATTACGGAGATATGTGGGGTTGTAATAACCTTGGATATATATATTTAAACGGTATAGGCGAGAGTCAAGATCTAAATAAATCTAAAAATTTCTACACCATAGCTTGCAGCGGTGGTGTTGGCATTAGTTGTGATGCGCTTGGGCTTTTATATGCAAACGGTCTTGGCACGGATCGCGACTATAAAAAGGCAAAAGAGAATTTTGAAAAGTCATGTAACCTTGGCAATAACAGAGGATGTAACGACCTAGCCATACTTTATGCTGAAGGCAAGGGTGTTGCTGCTGATAACGCAAAAGCAAAAGAGTTTTTCAAAAAGGCTTGCGATATGAACTTGCTTGAAGCTTGCGAAAATGCCAAAATTTTAGATGGTATAAGTAAATAA
- a CDS encoding nitrous oxide reductase accessory protein NosL codes for MKFGLFLVLFASLLYAQELPQEAANMEQIYKKGEQFYKQNCPRVSKRGVQNIEALKEKLAKICKNQDEQSINAAALYIWDAPKTIAQKLQKIEVPADARCPICGMLVAKNPNWAAMIEDGSQNLYFDGVKDLMKYYFKNGKKFERVFVSDYYKLHKIDAKSAFFVIGSNIYGPMGDELVPFEKESDAINFAKDHFGKAVLKFSDISEQMLTGL; via the coding sequence ATGAAATTTGGTCTTTTTTTAGTACTTTTTGCCAGCTTACTTTATGCGCAAGAGCTGCCACAAGAGGCGGCAAATATGGAGCAAATTTATAAAAAAGGCGAGCAGTTTTATAAGCAAAATTGCCCTAGAGTAAGCAAAAGAGGCGTTCAAAACATTGAGGCTTTAAAAGAAAAATTAGCCAAAATTTGCAAAAACCAAGATGAACAAAGCATAAACGCTGCCGCACTTTATATCTGGGATGCACCAAAAACTATAGCTCAAAAATTACAAAAAATAGAAGTCCCAGCAGACGCTAGGTGTCCTATATGTGGCATGCTTGTAGCTAAAAATCCAAACTGGGCGGCGATGATAGAAGATGGTAGCCAAAATTTGTACTTTGATGGTGTGAAAGATCTTATGAAATACTATTTTAAAAATGGTAAAAAATTTGAGCGTGTGTTTGTGAGCGATTATTATAAGCTTCATAAGATAGATGCTAAGAGTGCCTTTTTTGTTATCGGATCAAACATTTATGGCCCTATGGGTGATGAGCTTGTGCCCTTTGAAAAAGAGAGTGATGCGATAAATTTTGCTAAAGATCATTTTGGTAAGGCGGTTTTAAAATTTAGCGATATAAGCGAGCAGATGCTTACTGGGCTATGA
- a CDS encoding 4Fe-4S dicluster domain-containing protein yields the protein MAAATPSEPKKGTQEPKVEKKPHFGMIFDQNKCVGCTDCEVACVKTNIVPKGQMRLFVQDKTDPQNRMDKRFVRISCQQCEDAPCVNVCPTNACCKDEKTGIVTMKTDDCIACKYCIVACPYDVRFINHETKAAESCNFCLDTKIEKGEQPACVESCRYDALVFGDVNDEESQISKLLRIKDSLRMRPECGTKPSLRYIPAIKMGV from the coding sequence ATGGCGGCGGCAACTCCAAGTGAGCCAAAAAAAGGCACACAAGAGCCTAAGGTAGAGAAAAAACCGCATTTTGGTATGATATTTGATCAAAACAAATGCGTAGGTTGCACTGACTGCGAAGTTGCGTGCGTGAAAACAAACATCGTACCAAAAGGTCAAATGAGGCTTTTTGTGCAGGATAAAACAGATCCGCAAAACCGCATGGATAAGAGATTTGTCAGAATTTCTTGCCAGCAGTGCGAAGACGCACCTTGCGTAAATGTCTGTCCAACAAACGCCTGTTGCAAAGATGAAAAAACTGGCATAGTTACAATGAAGACTGATGATTGTATCGCCTGTAAATACTGCATCGTAGCTTGTCCTTATGATGTAAGATTTATAAATCACGAAACAAAAGCCGCAGAAAGCTGTAACTTCTGCCTAGATACTAAGATAGAAAAGGGCGAGCAGCCAGCGTGCGTTGAGTCTTGTAGGTACGATGCTTTAGTATTTGGTGATGTTAATGATGAAGAGTCGCAAATTAGCAAGCTACTTCGCATAAAAGATAGTCTAAGAATGCGTCCAGAATGTGGCACAAAGCCAAGTCTGCGCTATATACCTGCTATAAAGATGGGGGTGTGA
- the ccsA gene encoding cytochrome c biogenesis protein, with the protein MVKLFFSYKFVLLLLLALAVAAGVATFLESIYDTATAQIFVYEALWYEAVMLLLIVSLFGIIFRTKMWRRFGAFVVHFAFIVIAIGAFMTRYMGEEGVLHVREHEVSNEMISVKPYLQIEADGKIYEHYLKLAQIGDNSFEIAQPIDGNTLKVKFHSYEPSPKGKRGVLNLKVGFNDTNMQDISIKGGVGWVSEPKVIEQNGKQILIAWGSKIINLPFSIRLNDFMLERYPGSQSPSSYASAIEVERDGLKVMDFVVFMNNPLTFQGYKLFQSSYDKDERGTVLEVNRDPGKIPTYIGYFLLCVGFVANFFTPHSRFLKLSKFVKNSQLVLVFALLVFANLPTNASENDIQNFRQNTANHANGEFSTLLVQDYMGRIKPISTEASEIVSKMAGTNSLFGLSPEQVVLGMSIDPTLWQDLKIIKVKNNEIKKLLNLSQDEQFVSFNFMFDEQGRYKLDKEVEEANEKSASKRGTLENELIKFDERINIAYLTMKGVFFRFIPISGDPTNKWLSPNEAFANPSVSKEIKVILNDYLTGLNLGISQNEWQKADAALKGIKNYQQKNSSHILPEQGRVKAEVLYNKLGVFKNLVYFYLFLGLFALFAGFSEILAHKRFVFIKKSLFVLLLLGFIVHTLGLALRWYVSGHAPWSDSYESMVYIGWSAILAGLVFFRSSLLTISASCLLAAIVMLVAHLSFVNPQITNLVPVLKSYWLTLHVSIITASYGFLGLGCLLGLMGLTLMVLKNTKNSERINAQIRYITAINELSLIVGLSMLTVGNFFGGIWANESWGRYWGWDSKETWSYVSILVYAIVLHLRFVPKLNSVYIFCVASVFAYGSIIMTYFGVNFYLTGLHSYAAGQAPQVPNFIYALVLFIVSISILALKGKDIKTI; encoded by the coding sequence ATGGTAAAGTTATTTTTTTCTTATAAATTTGTTCTCCTCTTACTTCTAGCTCTTGCGGTGGCGGCTGGTGTCGCTACCTTTTTAGAGAGTATCTACGACACAGCTACAGCACAAATTTTTGTCTATGAAGCGCTTTGGTATGAAGCCGTAATGCTTTTGCTTATCGTTAGTCTTTTTGGGATTATATTTCGCACAAAGATGTGGCGTCGCTTTGGCGCATTTGTAGTTCATTTTGCCTTTATTGTTATAGCTATTGGAGCTTTTATGACTAGATATATGGGCGAAGAGGGCGTTTTACATGTTAGAGAGCATGAGGTTTCAAATGAGATGATAAGCGTAAAGCCATATTTACAGATAGAAGCAGATGGCAAAATTTACGAACACTACCTTAAGCTAGCTCAAATAGGTGATAATAGCTTTGAGATCGCTCAGCCAATAGACGGTAACACATTAAAAGTAAAATTTCACTCATACGAGCCCTCACCAAAAGGTAAGCGCGGAGTGTTAAATCTAAAAGTTGGCTTTAATGATACAAATATGCAAGATATAAGCATAAAAGGTGGTGTAGGCTGGGTTAGTGAGCCAAAGGTTATAGAGCAAAATGGCAAGCAAATTCTCATAGCTTGGGGCTCAAAGATTATAAATTTGCCATTTTCTATCAGGCTAAATGACTTCATGCTTGAACGCTATCCAGGCTCGCAAAGTCCGTCATCTTATGCAAGTGCCATTGAAGTTGAAAGGGACGGCTTAAAAGTTATGGATTTTGTCGTGTTTATGAACAATCCGCTAACTTTTCAAGGATATAAACTCTTTCAGTCATCTTATGATAAAGATGAGAGGGGAACGGTTTTAGAGGTTAACCGTGATCCAGGTAAAATTCCAACCTATATCGGCTACTTCTTGCTTTGCGTGGGATTTGTTGCAAACTTTTTTACACCGCATAGCCGTTTTTTAAAGTTAAGTAAATTTGTAAAAAATAGCCAGCTAGTTCTTGTCTTTGCCTTGCTAGTTTTTGCTAATTTACCTACAAATGCCTCTGAAAATGATATACAAAATTTCAGGCAAAATACAGCAAATCATGCAAATGGTGAATTTTCTACACTTTTAGTGCAAGATTATATGGGGCGCATAAAGCCCATAAGTACTGAGGCTAGCGAGATAGTCAGTAAAATGGCTGGCACAAACTCACTTTTTGGACTAAGCCCTGAGCAAGTTGTGCTTGGTATGAGTATAGACCCAACGCTTTGGCAAGACTTAAAGATCATAAAAGTAAAAAATAATGAGATAAAAAAGCTTTTAAATTTATCCCAAGATGAGCAGTTTGTGAGCTTTAACTTTATGTTTGATGAGCAGGGACGGTATAAACTAGATAAAGAGGTTGAAGAGGCAAATGAAAAGTCAGCTTCAAAGAGAGGTACGCTAGAAAATGAGCTTATAAAATTTGATGAGCGTATAAATATCGCTTATCTTACGATGAAAGGTGTATTTTTTAGGTTTATCCCTATCTCAGGAGACCCTACAAACAAGTGGCTCTCTCCAAATGAAGCCTTTGCAAATCCAAGTGTCAGCAAAGAGATAAAAGTCATATTAAATGACTATTTGACGGGCTTAAATTTAGGTATATCTCAAAATGAGTGGCAAAAGGCAGATGCCGCGCTAAAAGGGATAAAAAACTATCAGCAAAAAAACTCATCTCATATCTTGCCAGAGCAGGGGCGAGTAAAAGCAGAGGTGCTTTATAATAAGCTTGGAGTATTTAAAAATTTAGTCTATTTTTACTTATTTTTAGGTCTTTTTGCACTTTTTGCAGGTTTTAGCGAAATTTTGGCTCACAAGAGATTTGTATTTATAAAAAAGAGCCTTTTTGTGTTGTTGTTATTAGGTTTTATAGTTCATACTTTAGGGCTTGCACTTCGCTGGTATGTATCAGGGCACGCACCTTGGAGCGATAGCTATGAAAGCATGGTTTATATAGGCTGGTCAGCTATACTTGCTGGACTTGTCTTTTTTAGAAGTTCGCTACTTACTATATCAGCTTCTTGTTTACTAGCTGCTATCGTAATGCTTGTGGCTCACTTAAGTTTTGTTAATCCTCAAATCACAAATTTAGTCCCAGTCTTAAAGTCATACTGGCTAACGCTACATGTTTCTATTATTACGGCAAGTTATGGATTTTTAGGGCTTGGATGTTTGCTTGGGCTTATGGGGCTTACTTTAATGGTTTTAAAAAATACCAAAAATAGCGAACGCATAAATGCTCAAATCCGATACATTACAGCCATAAACGAGCTAAGCTTGATAGTTGGGCTTTCTATGCTTACGGTTGGTAACTTTTTTGGTGGAATTTGGGCAAATGAGAGCTGGGGTCGCTACTGGGGCTGGGATAGTAAAGAGACTTGGTCTTATGTTTCTATCCTTGTGTATGCGATAGTTTTACATCTTAGATTTGTGCCAAAACTAAATTCAGTTTATATTTTTTGTGTAGCTTCTGTTTTTGCTTATGGCTCGATAATAATGACATATTTTGGCGTAAATTTTTACCTTACAGGGCTTCACTCTTATGCAGCTGGTCAAGCCCCTCAGGTGCCAAATTTTATCTACGCATTAGTTTTATTTATCGTGTCTATAAGTATTTTAGCACTTAAGGGCAAAGATATAAAAACGATATAA